Proteins from a genomic interval of Labrus mixtus chromosome 24, fLabMix1.1, whole genome shotgun sequence:
- the cenpl gene encoding centromere protein L — MERHCTSVTRTPLNSVRVQRRSKSKSYRQSIRSCLGAASRLVLTPALTARRLNTSRKAPKSHNITEKVNPEQLNLLMKKEWQLSYVTPLYQFRHTQLKSYSRQLSAFIAAEKQQGLAVEVEGTHGGFRVSFSVVQGMSEADDDAETVLVQIYSKPPFAVKDEPPRAVWSGWLTCINGSPDYLRSLPKDFTCMPLFCSSGADGLTSLVKSWFQLTFDCCFGPLEISHTSLQWLVALWTNCHTESAIKHLKMMWTVPTAFPLKVMYTVNGPDAWQLWRSVRKERHDESNKEEEEEEEDSIDIEEVMRFMQDLKSHFYRHFRMDLSAGSLDQVSTALGSAKSSGRIKISDSKYMITTLTLLTECALLKMPI, encoded by the exons ATGGAGCGACATTGTACCAG tgtcACGAGGACTCCCCTCAATAGCGTTCGAGTTCAGAGGAGGAGCAAAAGCAAGAGCTACAGGCAGTCAATCCGCAGCTGCTTAGGTGCGGCGTCACGGCTCGTTTTGACTCCAGCTTTGACAGCGCGGAGACTCAACACCAGCAGAAAGGCTCCGAAGTCACATAATATCACT GAGAAGGTGAACCCGGAGCAGCTGAACTTACTGATGAAGAAAGAGTGGCAGCTGTCCTACGTCACCCCGCTCTATCAGTTCAGACACACGCAGCTCAAGAGCTACTCCCGGCAGCTCTCGGCGTTTATCGCCGCGGAGAAGCAGCAAGGTCTGgcggtggaggtggagggaacACATGGAGGTTTCAGAGTCTCCTTCAGTGTGGTGCAGGGGATGTCAGAGGCGGACGATGACGCTGAGACTGTGCTCGTACAG aTCTACTCGAAGCCTCCGTTCGCCGTAAAGGACGAGCCCCCGAGGGCCGTATGGAGCGGCTGGCTGACCTGCATCAACGGCAGCCCCGACTACCTGCGCTCGCTTCCTAAAGACTTCACATGCATGCCGCTCTTCTGCAGCAGCGGGGCCGACGGCCTCACCTCTTTGGTTAAATCTTGGTTCCAGCTGACCTTCGACTGCTGTTTCGGCCCATTGGAAATCAGCCACACGAGCCTCCAGTGGCTGGTAGCTTTGTGGACTAACTGCCACACAGAGTCCGCCATCAAGCACCTGAAAATGATGTGGACTGTCCCCACCGCTTTTCCGCTGAAGGTCATGTACACGGTAAACGGGCCGGACGCCTGGCAGCTGTGGCGCAGCGTGAGGAAGGAGCGACACGACGAGAGcaacaaagaagaggaagaagaagaggaggacagtATCGATatagaggaggtgatgaggtTCATGCAGGACCTGAAGAGCCACTTTTACAGACACTTCAGGATGGATCTGTCGGCGGGGAGCCTGGATCAGGTCTCCACCGCTCTGGGATCGGCGAAATCCAGCGGCAGGATCAAG ATCTCCGACAGCAAGTACATGATCACCACGCTGACGCTGCTGACGGAGTGCGCCCTCCTTAAAATGCCCATTTAA
- the LOC132959568 gene encoding FUN14 domain-containing protein 1 isoform X1, protein MATVDNREAGQDDPESEEEVYEVVDLTEYARRHQWWCRVFGNNSGPIAEKYSVATQIMMGGVTGWCAGYLFQRVGKIAATAVGGGFLLLQIANHSGYVQVDWKKVEKDVNKAKKHLKKKANKAAPEINTFIEEVKATDFIKRNIVLSSGFVGGFFLGLAS, encoded by the exons ATGGCGACGGTGGATAACAGAGAAG CGGGTCAGGATGACCCcgagagtgaagaggaggtgTATGAGGTCGTGGACCTGACAGAATATGCCCGGAGACACCAGTGGTGGTGCCGGGTGTTTGGGAACAACTCCGGGCCGATTGCTGAGAAGTATTCCGTGGCCACGCAGATCATGATGGGAGGGGTGACTGGATG GTGTGCTGGTTACCTTTTCCAGCGAGTTGGGAAGATAGCTGCTACCGCTGTTGGAGGaggttttcttcttttacag ATCGCCAATCACAGCGGCTACGTGCAGGTGGATTGGAAGAAGGTGGAGAAAGATGTGAACAAAGCCAAGAAGCACCTGaagaagaaagcaaacaaagcagcccctgaaataaacacattcattgAGGAGGTAAAG GCTACAGActtcattaaaagaaacatcGTCCTCTCCAGCGGCTTCGTCGGCGGCTTCTTCCTGGGTTTGGCCTCCTAA
- the LOC132959568 gene encoding FUN14 domain-containing protein 1 isoform X2, with product MATVDNREAGQDDPESEEEVYEVVDLTEYARRHQWWCRVFGNNSGPIAEKYSVATQIMMGGVTGWCAGYLFQRVGKIAATAVGGGFLLLQIANHSGYVQVDWKKVEKDVNKAKKHLKKKANKAAPEINTFIEEATDFIKRNIVLSSGFVGGFFLGLAS from the exons ATGGCGACGGTGGATAACAGAGAAG CGGGTCAGGATGACCCcgagagtgaagaggaggtgTATGAGGTCGTGGACCTGACAGAATATGCCCGGAGACACCAGTGGTGGTGCCGGGTGTTTGGGAACAACTCCGGGCCGATTGCTGAGAAGTATTCCGTGGCCACGCAGATCATGATGGGAGGGGTGACTGGATG GTGTGCTGGTTACCTTTTCCAGCGAGTTGGGAAGATAGCTGCTACCGCTGTTGGAGGaggttttcttcttttacag ATCGCCAATCACAGCGGCTACGTGCAGGTGGATTGGAAGAAGGTGGAGAAAGATGTGAACAAAGCCAAGAAGCACCTGaagaagaaagcaaacaaagcagcccctgaaataaacacattcattgAGGAG GCTACAGActtcattaaaagaaacatcGTCCTCTCCAGCGGCTTCGTCGGCGGCTTCTTCCTGGGTTTGGCCTCCTAA